One window of Verrucomicrobiota bacterium genomic DNA carries:
- a CDS encoding ABC-F family ATP-binding cassette domain-containing protein, which produces MLTIRKMTKAVGGRTLFQNADFTLNWGERFALVGPNGAGKSTLFRMILGQDQADEGEIERDEYALTGSLEQEAGDAGDESILEIAMGINPEMAKLLRIIHRHEKAGTTGDPEFAQAQDEFDAQNGYQLEPKAKRMLGGLGFQQGDFDRPAAEFSGGWVMRAYLARLLVLEPDLLMLDEPTNHLDLMTLLWFQRHLQNYGGAILVISHDRDFMNAVAENIVEIDEQQLIPYQGDYSAYEEQREARYEQKVKAYRNQQKEIERVQEFIDQFRSVSSKASQVQSRVKQLEKMDKLPKPIATRKVFKFNFPQPQRSNQKVIELRGLHQAYGDKKIYQGLDLVVERGERTALVGPNGAGKSTLIKLLAGALAFQKGERECGYLTKIGYFSQHRSENLQDNNTVLEEVIASNAEMREDEIRSVLGSFLFRRADVHKKIRVLSGGEKSRLNLVKFLVDPPNLLLMDEPTTHLDILSVDALVQALKAYQGTLLFISHDVHFIRSLADHVLHINEGQVTRYVGGYDYFLEKSGLNDDRSAVTAG; this is translated from the coding sequence ATGCTGACCATCCGCAAGATGACGAAAGCGGTCGGGGGACGGACCCTCTTCCAGAACGCCGACTTCACCCTGAACTGGGGGGAGCGCTTTGCCTTGGTCGGCCCGAATGGCGCGGGGAAATCGACCCTCTTTCGCATGATTTTGGGCCAAGACCAGGCGGACGAAGGCGAAATCGAGCGCGATGAGTATGCCCTGACCGGGAGCTTGGAACAGGAGGCGGGCGACGCCGGAGACGAGAGCATCTTGGAAATCGCCATGGGCATCAACCCGGAAATGGCCAAGCTCCTCCGCATCATCCATCGGCACGAAAAGGCCGGCACCACTGGCGATCCCGAATTCGCTCAGGCGCAGGACGAATTCGATGCCCAGAACGGCTACCAATTGGAGCCCAAAGCCAAGCGCATGCTGGGCGGCCTTGGCTTTCAGCAAGGCGACTTTGATCGCCCGGCCGCTGAGTTTTCCGGCGGTTGGGTCATGCGGGCCTACCTGGCCCGCTTGCTGGTGCTGGAGCCGGATCTCCTCATGCTGGACGAGCCGACCAACCACCTCGACCTCATGACGCTCCTCTGGTTCCAGCGGCACCTGCAAAATTATGGGGGCGCCATCTTGGTCATTTCTCACGACCGGGACTTCATGAACGCGGTCGCCGAAAACATCGTGGAGATCGACGAACAGCAGCTCATCCCCTACCAAGGCGACTACTCCGCCTACGAAGAACAGCGAGAAGCCCGCTACGAGCAAAAAGTCAAAGCCTACCGCAACCAACAAAAGGAAATCGAGCGGGTGCAGGAATTCATCGATCAATTTCGTTCCGTCTCCTCCAAAGCCTCCCAAGTGCAGAGCCGGGTCAAGCAGCTCGAAAAAATGGACAAGCTGCCCAAACCCATCGCCACCCGCAAAGTCTTCAAATTCAACTTTCCCCAGCCCCAACGCAGCAACCAGAAAGTCATCGAGCTCCGGGGCTTGCACCAAGCCTACGGCGACAAGAAAATCTACCAAGGGCTCGATCTAGTGGTGGAGCGAGGCGAGCGAACGGCCCTAGTGGGCCCCAATGGAGCCGGGAAGTCCACCCTCATCAAGCTCCTGGCAGGCGCGCTCGCATTCCAAAAAGGAGAGCGCGAGTGCGGCTACCTCACCAAGATCGGCTACTTTAGCCAGCACCGCTCCGAAAACCTCCAGGACAACAACACCGTCCTAGAAGAAGTCATCGCCTCGAATGCCGAAATGCGGGAAGACGAAATCCGCTCCGTCCTCGGCTCCTTTCTCTTTCGGCGGGCCGACGTCCACAAAAAGATCCGAGTGCTCTCCGGTGGCGAGAAAAGCCGGCTCAACCTCGTGAAATTTCTCGTCGATCCCCCGAACCTTCTCCTAATGGACGAGCCCACCACCCACCTGGACATCCTCTCAGTGGACGCCCTCGTGCAAGCGCTCAAGGCCTACCAAGGCACGCTCCTCTTCATCTCCCACGACGTTCACTTCATCCGCTCCCTGGCCGATCACGTCCTCCACATCAATGAAGGCCAAGTGACCCGTTATGTGGGCGGCTACGACTACTTCCTGGAAAAGTCTGGCCTCAACGACGATCGCTCTGCTGTGACCGCGGGGTAA
- a CDS encoding sialate O-acetylesterase, translating to MVSRLLLVLWLSAVAEVGADLRLPAIWSDRMVLQHGGQAVMRGWAKPASQVVVKASWAEAPLARVPADAEGRWAARFSLPEAYGGPHQVTVQSGKESLVLREVLIGEVWLCAGQSNMRWPMKKLPSHRGVLSQAQDPQLRLFGIPQVAATRLHEDFGGEWLKTRPETLAHFSAVAYYFGKRLREELGVPVGLVRSAWGGTPAEAWVSSEGLAGFPEFQERIQRILETPDDWHALKQEMKSPHREPTVLFNGMIAPLRGLPFEGVLWYQGESNVGRAEQYERLFPALIRDWRRYFASEELAFYFVQLAPYRYQGDSLRESALLREAQGAALALPATGMAVALDLGERKEIHPKGKDVVGQRLAGLALANNYGRALAAESPRLDRHEVEGESMRLFFQHADQGLVASSGGLARFEVAGEDRAFHPAEAELDGSTVLVRSGKVAQPVAVRYAFTNWTEATLFNQAGLPAPSFRTDDWPE from the coding sequence ATGGTTTCCCGACTTCTTTTGGTCCTCTGGCTTTCGGCTGTAGCCGAGGTCGGGGCCGATTTGCGCCTGCCCGCCATTTGGTCGGACCGCATGGTGCTGCAACACGGCGGGCAAGCCGTCATGCGTGGTTGGGCCAAGCCGGCCTCCCAGGTGGTGGTCAAGGCTTCTTGGGCGGAGGCCCCGTTGGCGCGAGTGCCAGCCGATGCCGAGGGGCGCTGGGCAGCCCGCTTTTCCCTGCCCGAGGCCTACGGCGGCCCTCACCAAGTTACGGTGCAGAGCGGAAAGGAATCCCTCGTCCTGCGCGAGGTCTTGATTGGCGAGGTCTGGCTCTGTGCCGGCCAAAGCAATATGCGCTGGCCCATGAAGAAACTGCCCAGCCACCGAGGAGTGCTCTCGCAGGCCCAGGACCCCCAGTTACGGCTCTTCGGCATCCCCCAGGTCGCGGCCACCCGCCTGCATGAGGATTTTGGCGGAGAATGGTTGAAAACCCGCCCCGAGACCTTGGCGCATTTCAGTGCGGTGGCCTACTACTTCGGGAAACGCCTGCGGGAGGAGCTGGGCGTGCCGGTCGGTCTGGTCCGGAGTGCTTGGGGGGGAACGCCCGCCGAAGCCTGGGTCAGCAGCGAGGGCCTGGCGGGCTTCCCGGAATTCCAAGAGCGCATCCAGCGGATTTTGGAGACACCTGATGATTGGCATGCGCTCAAGCAAGAAATGAAGTCGCCCCACCGGGAACCGACCGTGCTTTTCAATGGCATGATCGCCCCCCTGCGCGGCTTGCCTTTCGAAGGGGTTCTCTGGTATCAGGGAGAATCCAATGTGGGCCGGGCCGAACAATACGAGCGTCTCTTCCCGGCCTTGATTCGCGACTGGAGACGCTATTTCGCGAGCGAGGAACTGGCCTTCTACTTCGTGCAGCTCGCCCCCTATCGCTATCAAGGGGACAGTCTCCGGGAGAGCGCTCTCTTGCGCGAGGCGCAGGGGGCGGCCTTGGCGTTGCCGGCGACCGGCATGGCCGTCGCCCTGGACCTAGGGGAGCGAAAAGAAATCCATCCGAAGGGCAAGGACGTGGTGGGCCAGCGCCTGGCTGGCCTCGCCTTGGCCAACAATTATGGGAGAGCCTTGGCCGCCGAGAGCCCGCGGCTCGATCGCCATGAGGTGGAAGGGGAATCGATGCGGTTGTTCTTTCAGCACGCGGACCAGGGCTTGGTCGCTTCGAGCGGGGGCTTGGCTCGCTTTGAGGTGGCGGGGGAGGATCGTGCCTTCCACCCGGCCGAGGCGGAGTTGGACGGTTCCACCGTCTTGGTCCGAAGCGGGAAGGTGGCCCAGCCCGTGGCGGTCCGCTATGCCTTCACCAACTGGACCGAGGCCACCCTGTTCAACCAAGCGGGCCTGCCAGCGCCGTCTTTCCGAACGGACGATTGGCCGGAGTGA
- a CDS encoding HAD hydrolase family protein has product MSSSPPPPPSCLLAFDFDGTLVHEEFSPLIVDEFLEIMDALREQNARWAINTGRGLFHCLQGMADHGLRRLPDFLIVKERELYQPGRFHRWVPLGPWNERCEKAHRVFFKSIRKSLKKVRKFIESETGASYIEEKDEPAGIVARSDEEMDGIVAYLDGFKTEHPELHYERNSIYLRIAHRAYNKGSTLSHLASLLEVPTERVFAVGDNHNDLTMLHPDCAGMIACPGNAVSEVRHQVTAHGGFVASRGAGLGVVEALRHYFR; this is encoded by the coding sequence ATGAGTTCTTCGCCCCCGCCCCCGCCGTCCTGCCTGCTCGCTTTCGACTTCGATGGCACCCTCGTGCACGAAGAGTTCAGCCCGCTCATCGTGGACGAGTTTCTCGAAATCATGGACGCACTCCGCGAGCAAAATGCCCGCTGGGCCATCAACACCGGACGCGGGCTCTTCCACTGCCTCCAAGGCATGGCGGACCACGGCCTCCGCCGCTTGCCCGACTTCCTCATCGTGAAAGAACGCGAACTCTACCAGCCGGGGCGCTTTCATCGCTGGGTCCCCTTGGGCCCCTGGAATGAACGCTGCGAGAAAGCCCACCGAGTCTTCTTCAAATCGATCCGCAAATCCCTCAAAAAGGTCCGCAAATTCATCGAAAGCGAAACCGGGGCCAGCTACATCGAGGAAAAAGACGAACCCGCTGGCATCGTGGCCCGCTCCGATGAGGAAATGGATGGGATCGTCGCTTACCTCGATGGCTTCAAAACAGAGCACCCGGAGCTGCACTACGAGCGCAACTCCATCTACCTCCGCATCGCCCACCGCGCTTACAACAAGGGCAGCACCCTCTCCCACTTGGCGTCGCTCCTAGAGGTTCCCACCGAACGCGTCTTTGCCGTGGGAGACAACCACAACGACCTTACCATGCTCCACCCCGACTGCGCCGGCATGATCGCCTGCCCTGGCAACGCCGTCTCCGAAGTCCGCCACCAAGTGACCGCTCATGGAGGATTCGTGGCCTCCCGGGGCGCCGGCCTGGGCGTGGTCGAAGCCCTTCGGCACTACTTCCGCTAA
- the rlmN gene encoding 23S rRNA (adenine(2503)-C(2))-methyltransferase RlmN encodes MTFLTGMLPDELRAWLRSAQEPAFRAKQILEWLYRHRVLAPAEMSNLGKGLREKLWREFALGSLDLVQAQGSADTTRKFLFRLHDGRYIETVLIPASPALYGERSDRRTLCVSSQVGCAYGCRFCASGLAGFTRNLDAGEIVEQVLAAEKESGHRVDNLVFMGMGEPLANLSQLTKALHILNADWGVNLGARHMTVSTSGLAPQIKKLATVPLQIRLAISLHGANDAVRDQIMPINRRYPIEVLFNALHHWREHKKQRLTFEYILIDQVNDSLEQAALLAKRARALQAKINLIPYNTVEGLPWVRPSEARQNAFRDLVAESGVAVTLRREKGHDIDAACGQLRLKQETEQGTLPTVKNL; translated from the coding sequence ATGACCTTTCTCACAGGCATGCTGCCGGACGAGTTGCGGGCCTGGCTGCGTTCGGCCCAGGAACCGGCCTTCCGAGCCAAGCAAATCCTGGAGTGGCTCTACCGTCATCGCGTCTTGGCCCCGGCCGAAATGTCGAACCTCGGGAAGGGTCTGCGCGAAAAACTCTGGCGGGAATTCGCCCTCGGCTCCCTCGACCTCGTCCAAGCCCAAGGGTCCGCTGACACCACCCGCAAGTTCCTCTTCCGGCTGCACGACGGCCGCTACATCGAAACCGTTCTCATCCCGGCCTCGCCCGCGCTTTATGGCGAGCGCTCGGATCGCCGCACCCTTTGCGTCAGCTCTCAGGTGGGCTGCGCCTACGGCTGCCGTTTTTGCGCCTCCGGGCTGGCTGGATTCACCCGCAACCTCGACGCCGGAGAAATCGTGGAACAGGTCCTGGCGGCCGAAAAAGAAAGCGGCCACCGGGTGGACAACCTCGTCTTCATGGGCATGGGCGAGCCGCTCGCCAACCTGAGCCAACTCACCAAGGCCCTCCACATCTTGAACGCCGACTGGGGGGTCAATCTGGGCGCGCGCCACATGACCGTCAGCACGAGCGGCCTCGCCCCCCAGATCAAGAAGCTGGCCACCGTCCCCTTGCAGATCCGCCTCGCCATCTCGCTCCACGGGGCCAACGATGCAGTGCGCGACCAAATCATGCCGATCAATCGACGCTACCCCATCGAGGTGCTCTTCAACGCCCTCCACCACTGGCGGGAGCACAAAAAGCAGCGCCTCACCTTCGAATACATCTTGATCGACCAAGTCAACGACAGCCTCGAACAAGCCGCCCTCCTGGCAAAAAGAGCCCGCGCCCTCCAAGCCAAGATCAATCTCATCCCCTACAACACCGTGGAAGGTCTTCCCTGGGTCCGACCCAGCGAAGCCCGCCAAAACGCCTTTCGCGACCTGGTGGCCGAATCCGGTGTGGCCGTGACCCTCCGGCGAGAAAAGGGCCATGACATCGACGCCGCCTGCGGCCAACTCCGCCTCAAGCAAGAAACCGAACAAGGCACCCTCCCGACCGTCAAAAACCTTTGA
- a CDS encoding sulfatase, whose translation MTTCRFFLLCFLGLSLGSFSGWAAPSKNVLFLVVDDLNTWLLGDPQRYTGRVVAPNIRKFAQSGVLFRQAYTSSPYCSPSRTALFSGVSPWKSGVYDNAAVMEESEPLNRATSLPKLFQEAGYFTASYGKIGHGWHMRKDFDGQLGHKRNPVPPGAPFSPAARGESDWGPTHLAEEEMNDTRYADRAIEQLAREHQQPFFIACGLFHPHMPWYVPQEYFDLFPLEEVVVPELLAGDLEDLPPLADRVLTKRRIVDEIVATGEHQKAVQGYLATTAYADRQIGRVLQALEESPYLDETIVLLMSDHGFHLGEKNHWQKATLWEEATHCLLMMRVPGMTRAGGVSPRFVSLQDLYPTLAELCGLQAPEYVDGRSLVPLLHNPEAAWESTAMSALYERFLAFRTERFRYIRYSEEQEELYDLSKDPKQWTNLADNPEYAEALRKLRARVPAYSEMAKPVAVKKGKR comes from the coding sequence ATGACGACTTGCCGCTTTTTCCTCCTCTGTTTCCTCGGGCTTTCGCTGGGCTCCTTTTCCGGGTGGGCGGCCCCGTCTAAGAACGTGCTCTTTCTGGTGGTGGATGATCTCAATACCTGGCTTTTGGGCGATCCCCAGCGATACACGGGGAGGGTGGTGGCGCCGAACATCCGAAAGTTTGCCCAAAGTGGGGTGCTTTTCCGGCAGGCCTACACCTCGAGTCCCTATTGCTCGCCTTCCCGCACGGCCCTCTTCTCGGGCGTGAGTCCTTGGAAGTCGGGCGTGTATGACAATGCGGCCGTCATGGAAGAGAGCGAGCCTCTCAACCGAGCCACCTCTCTTCCCAAGCTTTTCCAGGAGGCCGGTTACTTCACCGCTTCCTACGGAAAAATCGGGCATGGCTGGCACATGCGGAAGGATTTTGACGGCCAGCTGGGCCACAAGCGCAATCCCGTGCCTCCCGGGGCGCCTTTCTCGCCCGCGGCCCGGGGCGAGAGCGATTGGGGTCCGACCCACCTGGCGGAGGAGGAGATGAATGACACCCGCTACGCCGATCGGGCCATCGAGCAGCTGGCCAGGGAACACCAGCAACCGTTTTTCATCGCCTGCGGTCTCTTTCATCCGCATATGCCATGGTATGTCCCGCAGGAGTATTTCGATCTTTTTCCGCTGGAGGAGGTGGTGGTCCCCGAGCTGTTGGCAGGCGATCTCGAAGACCTTCCGCCCTTGGCCGATCGCGTTTTGACGAAGCGCCGCATCGTGGACGAGATCGTGGCGACTGGGGAGCATCAGAAAGCGGTCCAAGGCTACCTCGCGACGACCGCCTATGCCGACCGGCAGATCGGGAGAGTCTTGCAGGCTTTGGAGGAAAGTCCCTATCTCGATGAGACCATCGTGCTTCTCATGAGCGACCATGGCTTCCACTTGGGGGAGAAAAATCATTGGCAGAAGGCCACGCTCTGGGAAGAGGCCACCCACTGCCTGCTGATGATGCGGGTGCCTGGAATGACCCGCGCGGGCGGCGTCTCGCCGCGTTTTGTCTCCCTGCAAGATCTCTACCCGACCTTGGCCGAGCTGTGCGGCTTGCAGGCCCCCGAGTATGTCGACGGCCGTTCTCTGGTTCCTTTGCTCCACAACCCGGAGGCGGCTTGGGAGAGCACCGCGATGAGCGCGCTCTACGAGCGCTTTCTGGCCTTCCGCACGGAGCGCTTCCGCTACATCCGTTACAGCGAGGAGCAAGAGGAACTCTACGATCTGTCCAAGGATCCCAAGCAATGGACCAATTTGGCGGACAACCCGGAGTATGCCGAGGCCTTGAGAAAGCTGCGCGCCCGGGTGCCTGCTTACAGTGAGATGGCCAAGCCCGTGGCGGTCAAAAAAGGCAAGCGCTGA
- a CDS encoding sigma-70 family RNA polymerase sigma factor: MSVIPRWVLGRLQQAAPTDAETGGQAGPSDNLLVARAQAGDLRAFDSLVERYRGKIYAIIVNLIKDSAESWDLAQDVFLKAWKALPKFEARSQFYTWLYRIAHNVVYDWMRKRKSRGPHVEETAIRQDNIEAGARTAPREAIQPDAQAERGELRERLDAALAQISEDHRTAILLKEVQGLKYHEIADVMGCSIGTVMSRLFYARKKLQEILKRNEE; the protein is encoded by the coding sequence GTGAGCGTGATTCCCAGATGGGTCTTGGGTCGGCTGCAGCAGGCCGCCCCGACCGATGCGGAGACCGGCGGCCAAGCGGGTCCTTCGGATAATCTCTTGGTCGCGCGGGCGCAAGCGGGCGATTTGCGAGCCTTCGATTCTCTGGTGGAACGCTACCGAGGGAAGATTTACGCCATCATTGTCAACTTGATCAAAGACAGCGCGGAGTCGTGGGACCTGGCGCAGGATGTCTTTCTCAAGGCGTGGAAGGCCTTGCCGAAGTTCGAGGCGCGCTCGCAATTTTACACTTGGCTCTACCGCATCGCCCACAATGTGGTGTATGATTGGATGCGGAAGCGCAAGAGTCGCGGTCCTCACGTGGAAGAGACAGCCATCCGACAAGACAACATCGAGGCCGGAGCCCGCACCGCGCCGCGGGAAGCCATCCAGCCGGATGCCCAGGCCGAGCGCGGGGAACTGCGCGAGCGGCTCGACGCGGCCCTGGCCCAGATTTCGGAGGACCACCGGACCGCCATTTTGCTGAAGGAAGTGCAAGGGCTGAAATACCACGAGATTGCCGACGTAATGGGCTGTTCGATCGGCACGGTCATGTCGCGGCTCTTTTATGCCCGCAAGAAGTTGCAGGAGATTTTGAAGAGAAATGAGGAGTGA
- a CDS encoding site-2 protease family protein produces the protein MQFTLFGTPVRVQPIFWVVIVILGPIWALDDPGGWKLMLVWVPTAFVSILVHELGHAFYFRKAGGRPSILLYGMGGLATATGRFQRRELLWITAGGPLFGFALAGMLLFTQRSLAQSGLEPSPLLVAFFVFGINVNVFWTLLNLMPIEPLDGGQFLRHWMREGKQKLRSTIGAVTAGGLALAGLAFYQSLLMGVLFGYLAWTNWQAREGEFQNPWNRGGSS, from the coding sequence ATGCAGTTCACGCTTTTTGGCACGCCCGTGCGGGTGCAACCCATCTTCTGGGTGGTGATCGTGATTTTGGGTCCCATCTGGGCGCTGGATGATCCGGGCGGGTGGAAGTTGATGCTGGTGTGGGTGCCGACGGCCTTTGTCTCCATCCTGGTGCATGAGCTGGGGCATGCCTTTTACTTCCGCAAGGCGGGCGGCCGTCCTTCCATTCTCCTGTATGGCATGGGGGGCTTGGCCACGGCCACGGGGCGCTTCCAACGCCGGGAGCTTCTCTGGATCACGGCGGGGGGACCGCTCTTCGGTTTCGCCCTCGCGGGGATGTTGCTCTTTACCCAGCGCAGCTTGGCCCAATCCGGTCTCGAGCCTTCTCCGCTCTTGGTGGCGTTCTTCGTGTTTGGGATCAATGTGAACGTGTTCTGGACCCTTTTGAATCTGATGCCGATTGAACCACTCGATGGCGGGCAGTTTCTCCGGCATTGGATGCGGGAGGGAAAACAGAAGTTGCGCTCGACGATCGGGGCCGTGACGGCAGGGGGCCTGGCCTTGGCCGGGCTGGCCTTTTACCAGAGTCTTTTGATGGGGGTGCTCTTCGGTTATCTCGCCTGGACGAATTGGCAGGCTCGCGAGGGCGAGTTCCAAAATCCTTGGAATCGCGGGGGCTCAAGCTAG